A DNA window from Mobula birostris isolate sMobBir1 chromosome 3, sMobBir1.hap1, whole genome shotgun sequence contains the following coding sequences:
- the LOC140194656 gene encoding interleukin-8-like, with protein sequence MDRTATVTILILLLCAIAAQGVPIPRAQGRCHCIRTSFDVIHPKFIRNLKYIPSGSHCERAEIIVTLRNEKKVCVDPDARWLQALIAAMKGGKKHK encoded by the exons ATGGACAGAACAGCCACTGTAACCATCCTCATCCTCCTTCTGTGTGCCATTGCTGCACAGG GTGTTCCGATCCCAAGAGCACAAGGACGGTGCCACTGCATTCGGACCAGCTTTGATGTTATTCATCCGAAGTTCATCAGGAACTTGAAATACATTCCCAGTGGATCCCACTGCGAGAGAGCAGAGATAAT TGTCACCCTGAGAAATGAGAAGAAAGTGTGTGTGGATCCTGATGCCAGGTGGTTGCAGGCTCTCATAGCAGCCATGAAAG GAGGGAAAAAGCACAAGTGA